Proteins co-encoded in one Deltaproteobacteria bacterium genomic window:
- the flgG gene encoding flagellar basal-body rod protein FlgG produces the protein MIRGLWTAATGMNAQQLNLDVIAHNLANVNTNGFKKSRAEFQDLLYQTLRAAGTETAAGQQIPVGIQIGMGVKPITVQKMFTQGDYHQTGRQLDLAIEGDGFFRLLRNGEDVYTRSGSFKLDSTGTIVDAEGNPLQPEFAVPAEAVQINIDSGGNITALDANGEELAATRITLVRFQNPGGLYALGKNLYGQTNASGSPVEGNPGEEGYGTIAQGFIEMSNVDVVTEMVNMIVAQRAYEINSKAIQSADEMLSIAVNIKR, from the coding sequence ATGATTAGAGGGTTATGGACCGCAGCCACCGGCATGAACGCCCAGCAGCTCAACCTGGACGTTATCGCCCACAACCTGGCCAACGTGAACACGAATGGTTTCAAGAAAAGCCGGGCTGAATTTCAGGACCTGCTTTACCAGACCTTACGCGCTGCGGGTACCGAGACTGCCGCCGGGCAGCAGATTCCGGTCGGCATCCAGATCGGCATGGGTGTCAAACCGATTACCGTACAAAAGATGTTTACCCAGGGTGATTACCACCAGACCGGAAGGCAGCTTGATCTTGCCATCGAGGGGGACGGTTTCTTCCGTCTCTTGAGAAACGGGGAAGATGTTTACACGCGCTCCGGGTCTTTCAAGCTGGACAGCACCGGGACCATCGTTGATGCGGAAGGCAATCCGCTCCAGCCTGAATTCGCCGTGCCAGCGGAGGCGGTCCAGATCAATATTGACTCAGGCGGCAACATAACCGCGCTGGACGCCAATGGCGAGGAGCTGGCCGCTACCCGCATCACACTGGTTCGTTTTCAAAATCCTGGCGGCCTGTATGCCTTGGGCAAGAACCTTTACGGCCAGACCAATGCCTCTGGCTCTCCGGTTGAAGGAAATCCCGGGGAAGAGGGATATGGCACTATTGCCCAGGGATTTATAGAAATGTCAAATGTGGATGTGGTCACGGAGATGGTCAACATGATCGTGGCTCAGA